The nucleotide sequence CGAGCACGGCGGCCTCCTTGGCCGCACGCGCATGATGTTCGGACGCGTAGAGCTTGACCGCTACACCGCCGTCATCGGTCGGCAGGCGCCACACGCGTTCGCCGACCTGGCGCGGCGGCCCGCTGCGGCCCAGCGCATAGGCATCGCGGATCTCGTCGAAGGTCGCGGCGAGCGAGTCCATTCAGATGTGCTCGGCCGGCCCGTATCGATACGGATGGCCGCTCAGGAACGTGTTGTGCCCGACGTAGCGCACCTTGTACATCGCCGGGCGGAACAGCACCGAAGGCGCGTTGTTCGCGATGCCGAGCAGCGGGTACAGGTCCTGCCGCACGAAGAACGCGTTGTTGCCCATGTCGTCGCAGCAGACGAGTTCATAACCCTTCTGCCGGCCGAGATGGACGAGCGATTCGAGGCTCGCGCCGTAATACGTCGAGCCGTCCCATTCGTGGTCCGGATTGAAGCACATGACCCAGCGCTCGGGCGGCGTGTAGTACGGGTTGTATTCGATCACGACGATACGCGGCTGGAATGCTTGCAAGCCGCGCCAGACCCAGTAGTCGTTGCCGTCGATGTCGATCGACAGCAGGTCGAAGTCGGTTGGCGTGTTGGCATCGGCGAGCAACGTGTCGATCGTGTCGGGCTGGACGCGATCATGGTGCAAGCGAACGCGTTCCGCTCCCGCGTAGTGGGCGGCAAGCTTGCCGAAGCGGTACGCGCTACCTTCCACCAGCACGCCGGACCAATCCCGTTCGCGCAGCAACCGCGCGGTGTTGCTGTTGCGCAGGCCGTCGCTTGCGCCGATATCGACGCAGAAGCGGTTGGTCGGTGCGATCCGCTCCATCAGGCGCGACAGGATGCCTTCCTCGGTGCCCTGTGCATAGAGACTTGGCGCAAGGCCGGATAAATCGAGCGGGAGAGGATGGTCCTGCATCGAGGGGGCGGCTCCTGGTCGGAATTGAGGGTGGTATCCGGAGCGTAATTTACCCGAAGTCGATTGAGGGGAGGAAACGGGAATGTGCGACACCCCCGCGCTTCACCCGCACGGACATGAAAAAGCCCGCATCGACAATACTGTCGATGCGGGCCCGATGCGCTTCTCGCGGCTTCGCGTTGCTATGCGCTCCAGCTTCGTACCACGGCCGGACCGCAACACATGAACGGAAGCGTCAGGACACTTACTCCTGCCCCTGACTCGTCAGGAACTCCTCGTAATTGCCGCCGAAGTCGAACAGCGTGCCATCCGTCCGCACTTCGATGATCCGGTTTGCCAGCCCGCTCACGAACTCGCGGTCGTGCGACACGAAGATCAGCGTGCCTTCGAACTGCTCGAGCGCGATCTGCAGCGACTCGATCGACTCCATGTCCATGTGGTTGGTCGGCTCGTCCATCAGCAGCACGTTGTGGCGGCCGAGCATCAGCTTGCCCCAGATCATGCGGCCCTTCTCGCCGCCCGACAGCACCTTCACCGACTTCTTGATGTCGTCCGACGTGAACAGCAGGCGGCCCAGCGTGCCGCGCACCATCGTTTCGTCGTCGCCGTCCTTGCGGTACTGGTCGATCCAGTCCATCAGCGTGATGTCGTTCGGGAACTCCTCGTACGTGTCCTGCGGCATGTAGCCGACGTTCGCGTTCTCGGACCACTTCACCGTGCCGTGCTCGAGCTCGAGCGCGCCGAGCAGCGAACGCAGCAGCGTCGTCTTGCCCGCGCCGTTCTCGCCGATGATCGCGATCCGCTCGCCCGGCTGAACCGACAGGTTGAAGTTCTGGAAGATCGTGCGCTCGTACTTCTTCGTGATCTCTTCAGCGACCACCGCGACGTTGTGCAGCTTCTTCTCGAACTCGAAACGGATGAACGGGTTCTGGCGCGACGACGGCTTGAATTCCTCGATCTTGATCTTGTCGATCTGCTTCGCGCGGCTGGTCGCCTGACGGGCCTTCGACTTGTTCGCCGAGAAGCGGCGCACGAAGTCCTGCAGTTCCGCGACACGCTCCTTCGCACGCGTGTTCGCCGCGGCCTGGCGCTCGCGCGCCTGTGCCGACGCGAGCATGTAGTCGTCGTAGTTGCCCGGCCAGACCTTCAGCGTGCCGAAGTCCATGTCGGCCATGTGCGTGCACACCGAGTTCAGGAAGTGACGATCGTGCGAGATGATGATCATCGTCGAGTTGTACTCGTTGAGCGTTTGCTCGAGCCAACGAATCGAGTTGATGTCGAGGTTGTTGGTCGGTTCGTCGAGCAGCAGCACGTCCGGCTTCGAGAACAGCGCCTGCGCGAGCAGCACGCGCAGCTTCCAGCCCGGCGCGACGTCGCTCATCGTGCCGTTGTGGAATTTCTCCTCGATGCCGATGCCGAGCAGCAGCGCACCCGCGCGCGCCTCGGCGTCGTAGCCGCCGTATTCGGCGAACTTGCCTTCGAGCTCGGCGGCGTGCATGTAGTCGTCGTCGGTGGCTTCCGGGTTCGCGTAGATCGCGTCACGCTCGGTCATGGCGGCCCACATCTCGGTGTGGCCCATCATCACGACGTCGAGCACGCGCACGTCTTCGTACGCGAACTGGTCCTGGCGCAGCTTGCCGAGACGCACGTTCGGCTCCAGCGCGACGTTGCCGGCGCTCGGCTCGAGGTCACCGCCGAGGATCTTCATGAACGTCGACTTGCCACAGCCGTTCGCGCCGATCAGACCATAGCGGTTGCCCTCGCCGAATTTGACCGAGATATTCTCGAACAAGGGCTTCGGCCCGAATTGCATCGTGATGTTGGCAGTAGAAAGCACGGCAGGTCCCGTTAAAGGATAAATCGACGGAAAACCGTGTATTTTAGCAGGTGTCGGAGAAACTGCCGACCACGCCGTTCCGGCAGCGCATTTCCGGCCCCCTCGGCCTGCCGCCCGGCGGCCCGCCAACACGACGGCACGCGCCCCACCGCCGCCTTACCGGAAGCCCGCATGCTTGCCAGCCAGCTTCGCGAACAACTCGTCGGCGCGTGGCGCCTCGTGTCCTACGAAATCCGCCCGCGCGACGGCAGCGCGGTCACCTATCCGCTCGGCCGCGACGCGCGCGGCTGGATCCTGTACACGCCGGACGGCTACATGTCCGCCCAGCTGATGGCCGCCGGCCGGCCGGCCTACGCGGACGGCGACCTGCAGGGCGGCACCGCCGACGAGCGCGCGGCGGCCGCCGGCGGCTACATTGCGTATTCCGGCCCCTTTCAGGTCGCCGACGACGGCACGCTGACCCACGAAATGGACGTCAGCCTGTTCCCGAACTGGATCGGCAACGTCCAGCAGCGCGCCGTCAGGCTCGACGGCGATCGCCTGCAGCTCGGCACGGCCGCCCCGGTACGGATCGACGGCCGGGAAGTCGATGCCGTGCTGCTCTGGGTGCGCGCGGGCCGCTGATGCCCGTCACTTGCCGGCCTTCGCCGCCGCCCGCTGCGCCGCCTTCGCGTTCATCTGGCCGAACAGCTCCGAACACGGCACGTCGCGGTTGTTGCTCGGCGCGATCAGCGGAATCAGGGCCGCGAACGGGTTGATCAGCCCGAGGCCGACCATCGCGCCGGCACGCAGCGCGAGCGCGCCCGCGTCGACGCCGACGTTCGGGTTCTTGAACGTGCCCTTCGCATACAGCGGCGAGCGCAGCGAGAAGATCCGGAAACCCTTCGTGTGCGGATGGATCTTCAGGTTCAGCGTTTCGTCGCGCAGGCTGATCGGGCCGTCGACGTTGATCAGCGCGTCGTCCGTATCGAGCGCGAACACCTTCGGGTCGAGAATGCCGTTGGTCGCGACGAAGTCGATCGCCGCGCAGTTGATCTTCACGTCGTTGTTGCCGAACAGCTTCTCGTAGACGACGTTCGCGACGTTCAGCCCCGCCGCTTCCATCAGCAGGCGGCTGATGCGGCCGTCCGTCACGAGCGCCTTCACCTCGCCGGTCGACGTCGCGGCCAGCGCGGCCGGCGAGTTGCCGGTCGCCGACAGCGACGCATCGCCGTTGATCTCGCCGAGCGCCGACTGCATGACCTTCTGCGCCGGGAACAACTGCTTGAGCTTCAGGTGCCGCGCCGCCACGGTGAAGCGGCCCTTCAGCGGCGCACCGCTGCCGTCGAGATGCGCGGTCGTCGCGAGCGTGCCGCCCGCGACGCCGAACTGCAGCGGCTCGAGCGACAGCACGCCGTCCGTCATCACGATGTGCGTGTACAGGTTGGTGATCGGCAGGTCCGAACTCTTGACCAGCTTGCGGCCGGTGAACTTGACGTCCGCGTCGAGCGCACGCCAGCGGTCCGTGCGGAACGTCTCGACCGGCAGCACGCGGCCCGACGGCTGTTTCGTCGTGTCGCCGCGCTTGGCCTTGCTCGCGGCCGTATCCGCGCCGATCACCGGCGCGAGGTCGGAGAACTGCAGCAGGTTCGACACGAGTTCGCCCGACAGCTTCGGCCGCGGCTCGCGCTGCTCGTAGACGAGCGTGCCGCCGAGATCGCTGCCGCCGACGCGACCGTTGAAGTTCTCGTAACGGAAGGTGCTGGCCTTGCGCTTGAAGTTGCCGATCAGTCGCCCTTCCGTCGCGTAAGGCGGCGTATCGGGCAGCGTGATGCCGGTCAGCTGGTAAAGGTGCGACATCGACGTGCCCTGCAGCCACAGTCGCAGATCGATGGCCGCGAGATGCATCGGGTCGGTCAGCGTGCCGACGATCGCGAGCCGCGTGTCGCCGGCCTTCACGTCAGCCTGCAACGGGAACGGCCGCGATGCGTCCTGGATCGCGAGCACGCCGCCCAGCTTGCCAGTGCCGCTGATCGGCACGTTCTTGTAGCGGCCGTCGACCTTCAGCCCGAACGCATAGGTCGGGCCGGACGGCTTCGCGGGCGCTGAGACGCTGCTTGCACCCGATGCGGCAGCGGCAGCCGATGCCGAAGAGGTAGCTGAGGAAGACGACGCCGAAGAGGTAGCTGAGGAAGACGACGCCGGCACCACGGCAGACACGGCCGCAGCACCCGTTGCCGACGCCGAACTCACAGCCTGCGCAGCGGACGCACTCGACGCGGCCTCCGCGTTGGCCTTCGCGCTCAATTGCGCGGCGCCATGCTTGCCGACCCGCTGCGCCGATGCCGCGCGCGACGTCTGCTCCTGCTCCTTCAGCACGTCGCCGAGCGGAATCGGCTGCCCGAGCGTATCGATCGCGACGGTCAGGTCGGCCCTCGTGATCGCGTCGCGGTACGTGACGGTGCCCTTCGCGAAGCCGAAGCTGTCGAGCCGCACCTTCCACGGCGACGGCTGCGACGATTGCTTGAACTGGAAGGTCCACGTGTTGCGGCCGTCGGCGAGCCGCTCGAGGTCGACGGCCGGATTCACGACGTCGATCGACGGGATCACGATTTCATGCGCGAGCAGCGGCAGGATCGCGAGATCGAAGTGCGCGGCATCGAGCGTGACGAACTTGGGCATCTTCGCCCAGTCGGGGTTGCCGATCTCGAGCTGCGTGGCCGTGAAGCTCGGCCAGGGCACCCAGGCGCGCCAGCCGGTTTCGCCGTCGGGGCGGCGCCAGCCGACCTTCAGGTCGCCGTTGATCGCGAACGGGCGGCCGAGTGCGGCCGTGACCTGCTCGTTGACCCACGGCTTCGCGCGGTTCCAGTCGAAGATAAAGAGAAAGACGCCGGCCGCCGCGATGAGCACCGCGACGATACCGACGATCCATGCAGCCGATTTGCCGATGGCTCGGGCTAGCGTCATGGCGGTTCCGTTGTTGTTCTGAAATGTTGCCGCACCATGCCGGGCCGCTTGCGTGGACGAACGGCGCACGACACCCGCGGCTTTTCAATCGGTATTATGACGCACGCCATGGTGACGTTTCGGCGCCATTAACGCTTTTTTTCATTTGTGACATGACAGCCCCCACCGGCCTCATCGATGCAGCGCGCATCACGCGGCGCGATGCCAGCAGCGGCAAGACCCTGCTCGCCCCGACCGATTTCAGCCTCGCGGCGGGATCGCGAATTGCTATCACCGGGCCGTCCGGGTCGGGTAAAAGCGTGCTGCTGCGCGCGCTCGCGCTGCTCGACCCGCTCGACGGCGGCCACATCCTGTGGCGCGGCAAACGGATCCGGCGCAATGCGATCCCGCGTTACCGGCGCAGCGTCGCCTATGTGCGTCAGCGCCCCGCGCAGATGGACGGCACCGTCGAATCGCAGCTGCGCTATCCGTATTCGCTCGCGATCTATCGCGACGTTGCGTTCGATCGCGCGCGCGCCGAAGCGCTCGCCGCGCAGGCCGGCCGGGGTCCCGACTTTCTCGACAAGCGCGCGAGCGACCTGTCCGGCGGCGAAGCGCAGATCACCGCGCTGCTGCGCGTGCTGCAGCTCGATCCCGACGTGCTGCTGCTCGACGAGCCGACGTCCGCGCTCGATCCCGAATCGGCGCGCGCGATCGAAGCGCTCGTCGGCGCATGGTTCGACGCGGCGCCCGACGCCCGCGCGTACTTGTGGATCTCGCACGATCCGGCCCAGGCCGCGCGGATCGGCACGATGCGGCTCGTGATGCAGGCCGGCGTGATGCACGTGGCCAACCCGACGGAGGCCGCGCAGTGAGCCCCGCCCTGCAGGACCTGAGCCTCGTCGACGTCGGCATCGCCGCCGCGCTCGTCGCGGTCAACGGCGCGATCTCGATGGCCCTGTCGCTCGGCCTCGGCCGCAAGCTCGCGCTCGCGGCCGTGCGCACCGTCGTGCAGTTGCTCGCGATCGGCTACGTGCTCGGCTGGGTGTTCGGTCATCCTCACTGGTACATCGTGCTGCCGCTCACCGCGCTGATGACGCTGATCGCCGGGTTCGCCGGCGCGGAGCGCGGCAAGCGCACGTATCGCGGCCAGCGCATCGACAGCATCGCGTCGATCTGGTTCAGCAGCTGGTTCGTCGCGGCGGTCGGCCTGTTCGTCGTGATCCGCATCCATCCGTGGTACGCGCCGCAATACGCGATTCCGATCCTCGGGATGATTCTCGGCAATACGCTCACGGGCGTGTCGCTCGGTGTCGAGCGGATGATGGAAGAACTCACGGCGCGCCGCGACCGCGTCGAAACCGCGCTTGCGCTCGGCGCGACACGCTGGGAAGCCGCGCAGGACGCCGCGCGCCAGGCCGTGCGTGCCGGCATGCTGCCGACGCTGAACCAGATGGCCGTCGTCGGCGTCGTGAGCCTGCCGGGGATGATGACGGGTCAGGTGCTGGCCGGCCAGTCGCCGCTGCAGGCCGTGCGCTACCAGATCGTGATCATGTTCCTGATCGCCGCGGCCTCCGCGCTCGGCACGGTCGGCGCGGTGCTGATGACCTATCGCCGGCTGTTCTCGGCGGATCACCGCTTTCTCGCCGCGCGGCTCGAAGAACGCGCGCACTGACACGCGGCCCCATCGCGCGATGCGTTCGCGCGGTTCGCCAGTCAGCGCGCGCTGCGGCGCTTGCCGAGTGCCTGCCGCAACGCGGCTGCGATGTCCGTGTCCGGCGCGAGCCCGTCGACCGACGCGACGAGCCTTACCGCACGCGGTGTCGTCACATAGGCGTGCGCGCTGACATAGCCGCCGCTGCCGGCCGAGCGCGTCGTCACGACGAGCGCCTGCGGCGCACGTGCACCGAGGTCGGCCACGAATGCATCGGTGACCGTACCATCACGCGCATGCAGCGCGCCCGTCACGTAATCGTCGGTATCGAAGCCGGGGGCGGCATGCGCGGTCGAATACACGCGCACCGCGTAGCTGCCGGTCGAGCAGGGTTCGAGCGCGCCGCTCGACACGACCGCCACCTGCTGCCGCGACGGCAGCCCGACTTTCTTCACGAAGCCGCAATCGTCGGCCGCGTGCGCGTGTGCGGCAACGAACGCAATGACGTACAGCAACGCGCGCATTCGGTATTTCATAGGGATGTCGTGACAGGAAGGTGATGATGCGGGCGAGCATGGCGTGACATGCTCATGACGTCATGCGGGTCGCTACGGCCGTCGCACGGCGAACGGCTGCCATGCCGTTGAAGCAGGTCGCGAGAAAGCATGGTGACGGCGACACGAAACGGTCACGTGTCGCCGCGTGGTACCGCAAGTCGAATCCGTTGCGCGCGCACCCGCTCCGACGCCGGCCCGCGCGCACCGTTCAGCGCTTGATCGACACCGTCACCTTCGAGCCATCGCTCATCGTGACGGACTTCGACCCGCCGTTGGTCGGGATCGACACCCACTTCACCTGGCTCACCGACACGACGTCCGGACACTGCAGCGACTTGC is from Burkholderia sp. HI2500 and encodes:
- a CDS encoding ABC-F family ATPase, whose protein sequence is MLSTANITMQFGPKPLFENISVKFGEGNRYGLIGANGCGKSTFMKILGGDLEPSAGNVALEPNVRLGKLRQDQFAYEDVRVLDVVMMGHTEMWAAMTERDAIYANPEATDDDYMHAAELEGKFAEYGGYDAEARAGALLLGIGIEEKFHNGTMSDVAPGWKLRVLLAQALFSKPDVLLLDEPTNNLDINSIRWLEQTLNEYNSTMIIISHDRHFLNSVCTHMADMDFGTLKVWPGNYDDYMLASAQARERQAAANTRAKERVAELQDFVRRFSANKSKARQATSRAKQIDKIKIEEFKPSSRQNPFIRFEFEKKLHNVAVVAEEITKKYERTIFQNFNLSVQPGERIAIIGENGAGKTTLLRSLLGALELEHGTVKWSENANVGYMPQDTYEEFPNDITLMDWIDQYRKDGDDETMVRGTLGRLLFTSDDIKKSVKVLSGGEKGRMIWGKLMLGRHNVLLMDEPTNHMDMESIESLQIALEQFEGTLIFVSHDREFVSGLANRIIEVRTDGTLFDFGGNYEEFLTSQGQE
- a CDS encoding ABC transporter permease codes for the protein MSPALQDLSLVDVGIAAALVAVNGAISMALSLGLGRKLALAAVRTVVQLLAIGYVLGWVFGHPHWYIVLPLTALMTLIAGFAGAERGKRTYRGQRIDSIASIWFSSWFVAAVGLFVVIRIHPWYAPQYAIPILGMILGNTLTGVSLGVERMMEELTARRDRVETALALGATRWEAAQDAARQAVRAGMLPTLNQMAVVGVVSLPGMMTGQVLAGQSPLQAVRYQIVIMFLIAAASALGTVGAVLMTYRRLFSADHRFLAARLEERAH
- a CDS encoding ABC transporter ATP-binding protein; translation: MTAPTGLIDAARITRRDASSGKTLLAPTDFSLAAGSRIAITGPSGSGKSVLLRALALLDPLDGGHILWRGKRIRRNAIPRYRRSVAYVRQRPAQMDGTVESQLRYPYSLAIYRDVAFDRARAEALAAQAGRGPDFLDKRASDLSGGEAQITALLRVLQLDPDVLLLDEPTSALDPESARAIEALVGAWFDAAPDARAYLWISHDPAQAARIGTMRLVMQAGVMHVANPTEAAQ
- a CDS encoding lipocalin-like domain-containing protein, translated to MLASQLREQLVGAWRLVSYEIRPRDGSAVTYPLGRDARGWILYTPDGYMSAQLMAAGRPAYADGDLQGGTADERAAAAGGYIAYSGPFQVADDGTLTHEMDVSLFPNWIGNVQQRAVRLDGDRLQLGTAAPVRIDGREVDAVLLWVRAGR
- a CDS encoding PliI family lysozyme inhibitor of I-type lysozyme — its product is MKYRMRALLYVIAFVAAHAHAADDCGFVKKVGLPSRQQVAVVSSGALEPCSTGSYAVRVYSTAHAAPGFDTDDYVTGALHARDGTVTDAFVADLGARAPQALVVTTRSAGSGGYVSAHAYVTTPRAVRLVASVDGLAPDTDIAAALRQALGKRRSAR
- a CDS encoding AsmA family protein, which encodes MTLARAIGKSAAWIVGIVAVLIAAAGVFLFIFDWNRAKPWVNEQVTAALGRPFAINGDLKVGWRRPDGETGWRAWVPWPSFTATQLEIGNPDWAKMPKFVTLDAAHFDLAILPLLAHEIVIPSIDVVNPAVDLERLADGRNTWTFQFKQSSQPSPWKVRLDSFGFAKGTVTYRDAITRADLTVAIDTLGQPIPLGDVLKEQEQTSRAASAQRVGKHGAAQLSAKANAEAASSASAAQAVSSASATGAAAVSAVVPASSSSATSSASSSSATSSASAAAAASGASSVSAPAKPSGPTYAFGLKVDGRYKNVPISGTGKLGGVLAIQDASRPFPLQADVKAGDTRLAIVGTLTDPMHLAAIDLRLWLQGTSMSHLYQLTGITLPDTPPYATEGRLIGNFKRKASTFRYENFNGRVGGSDLGGTLVYEQREPRPKLSGELVSNLLQFSDLAPVIGADTAASKAKRGDTTKQPSGRVLPVETFRTDRWRALDADVKFTGRKLVKSSDLPITNLYTHIVMTDGVLSLEPLQFGVAGGTLATTAHLDGSGAPLKGRFTVAARHLKLKQLFPAQKVMQSALGEINGDASLSATGNSPAALAATSTGEVKALVTDGRISRLLMEAAGLNVANVVYEKLFGNNDVKINCAAIDFVATNGILDPKVFALDTDDALINVDGPISLRDETLNLKIHPHTKGFRIFSLRSPLYAKGTFKNPNVGVDAGALALRAGAMVGLGLINPFAALIPLIAPSNNRDVPCSELFGQMNAKAAQRAAAKAGK
- a CDS encoding FkbM family methyltransferase, which produces MQDHPLPLDLSGLAPSLYAQGTEEGILSRLMERIAPTNRFCVDIGASDGLRNSNTARLLRERDWSGVLVEGSAYRFGKLAAHYAGAERVRLHHDRVQPDTIDTLLADANTPTDFDLLSIDIDGNDYWVWRGLQAFQPRIVVIEYNPYYTPPERWVMCFNPDHEWDGSTYYGASLESLVHLGRQKGYELVCCDDMGNNAFFVRQDLYPLLGIANNAPSVLFRPAMYKVRYVGHNTFLSGHPYRYGPAEHI